The stretch of DNA CGCCATGCCGAAGGGCGAATTCAGGCCTTTCAGGAACACGGTTTTCACTTCCGCCACGCCGTCGCCGTCGGCGTCGCGCAGCAGCGTGATGCGGTTCGCGCTGGGCACGCCCGCGCCCGCCCTTTCCATCACCTTTTTCTGGACCCAGGCCTTGATGCCCGTCTTGGCCGGCTGGCGCGGCGCATTGCTCTCGGCGACCAGCACGTCGCCATTGGGCAGCACGTGAAGCCAGCGCGGATGGTCGAGGCCGGAAGCGTAGGCCTGCACCGCCAGTCCCTCCGCCGCCGCCGGCCTGGCGCCGGGCGGCCAGCCCTTCGCGGGAGCGATGTCCACGGTCGGGATCAGGGAGCTGACCGGCGACACCAGGAGCGGGTGGGTGCCGACGTCGGCGCCGGGGGACAGCGTGGAGCGGTCGCCGCAGGCGGCCAGCAGCAGGAGCATCGCGCCGCTGGCGATGCGAGGCAGGAGGTGGTCGCGCATGGTGTTCTCTCGGTGGGGGCGGACAGCACGATACTAGCCAATCCGGCAATATCGCGCCATCCCTTCCGGCGAGAGAAGCGGTTCAGGTGGGAACCGCCTGGACCTCCTCGACATCCTCGGCGGCCGGCGCGCTGTAGCGCCGGCGCCGCCGCACGAATCCGACCAGGCCCGGCAACTGCACCAGTACCAGCACGGCAAAGGCCATGCGGTAGGCCATGGCGGGAGTCTGGCCGGCATCGTCCAGGGGCCACAGGCCGACCAGCAGGCCGAAGCCCGCCTGCACCACGAAGGCGCCGATGAAGATCAGGAGGTTCAGGCAGGTCGCCGCGCGTCCGGTCAGCTCGCGCGGCATCGACTGCGCGATGATGGCGTACTCGATTCCCGTAATGGTCCCGACCAGCGTGAACAGCACCGACAGCAGCTGGAAGCTCGGCTTGTAGTTGAGCACGAAGGCGGCCTGTACCAGCAGGAACACGGCGATGCCGGCGGCGGCCACGTCGAGCGGAGCAATGCCGCGCCGGCCGGCCCATTCGGTGATCATGCCCACCCCGATGGCGCCGAAGATCACCGACGCCATCCCCATGTAGAGCAGGTAGGCGACCGCGTCGTCGGGGAAGCGCGCGACGTCCGACAGCCAGCGTCCGATCCACAGCCCCTGGATGCCGAAGAACACCGCATGCGGGATCAGGACCAGCGAGGCCGTGCTGCGGAACACCGGCGCCCGGAACACCTCGCGCAGCGCCTGCCCCAGCGGTCCGCGCTTGGGCTGCGGTCCCTTGTCACGAGGATACAGGAGCGCGATCAGCAGGCCGGAACATGCGGTCAGCCCGGCCAGGATGGCGAACAGGCCGCGCCAGTCGGTATAGTCGAGCACCAGCCGCACCGGCATGGTCGCGCTGGCGGCACCGAGCCCGCCGACGGCGATCAGGTAGCCGTGCACCGAAGGCAGCTTGGCCGGGGTGATCCAGGTGGACACCGCCTTCACCGCCGCCATGAAGCAGCCGCCCAGGCCCAGGCCCATGATGGCGCGCGCCACCAGCAGCTGCCCGAAGCCGGTGCCGCGCGCGAACAGCAGCGCGCCGAGCGCGCCGACCAGCATCATCGACAGCTGCACCCTGCACGGCCCCCAGCGGTCGAGGGCGATCCCGACTGGCAACTGGACCAGCGCGAAGGCGAAGAAGAAGGCGCTGGTGAGCAGCCCCAGCTCGCCCGGTGTGAGCGCGAGCGTCCCCATCAGGTCGGGGGCCAGCACCGCGTTCACGTTGCGCAGCAGCGTCGACAGATAGTGTCCCAGCGCGAACGGCAGGAACACGTAGAAACAAACCGCCACGCCGGTCAGGCGTGGCGCGGTGGCGGTATCCTGCATGGGCCAAGTCCCGGTCGGGTGCGTGGAGGCGCGTCCGGGTTCAGGCTGCGTCCTGGGTAGCGCCGCCGGCTTCGCTGCATGCCTGTCCCGCCGGCACCAGCGGGATCACACGTCCGCCGGGTCCGCGCAGCGGGCCTTCGCTCTCCTGCTCGAAGAAGAACTTGTCGCGCCCGAAGGCCGGCTTCAGGTGGTCGAGCCAGGTGGCGTCCGGATCGTACTTGGCGAAGAAGGGACGGCGCACCCATTCCGGATTGCGCGCCTGCAGGAACTGCAGCGCGAACAGCTTCTCGCCATTGATCGTGACCACACCGTCGATCACCACCTTGCCCGGGAAAGCGCTCATCGAGGGGCCGCGCACCGTGCGCGACAGGCCCGACACCATCGAGTAGGCCTCCTGGAAGATCTGGTGCGCGCGCGCCAGCGGCAGCGAGAAGTAGTCGCGCGGCCCGGTGTCGCGCTCGACGAACATGTAGTACGGGATCGCGCCCAGGCGCACGCCGGTGGTCCACAGCTCGGCCCAGCTCTTCGGGTCTTCGTTGATGTGGCGGATCAGGGGCCCCTGCATGCGCAGCGTGGCGCCGGTGCCGACGATGCGCTTGACCGCCTGCTGGGCGATCGGATGGCGCAGCTCGACCGCATGGTTGTAGTGGCCCATGATCGCGAGGTTCTTGCCCGACCTGACCACCTTCTCGAACAGGCGCATCAGGTCGTCGCTGTCCTTGTCCGACACGAAGCGCTGCGGCCAGTAGGCCACCGACTTGGTGCCGATGCGGATGTTCTGGATGTGCGCCAGGTTCGGTTCGAGCAGCGGCTCGAGGAACTCGGCCAGCGAACGCGTGTTCATGATCATTGGGTCGCCCCCGGTGATCAATACGTCGGTGACGTCCTGGTGGGTCTCGAGGTAGGACACCAGCTCGCTGCATTCGCGCGCATCGAACTTCATGTCGTCCATGCCGACGAACTGCGGCCAGCGGAAGCAGAAGGTGCAGTAGGCGTGGCAGGTCTGGCCCGAGCTCGGGAAGAACAGCACGGTTTCCTTGTACTTGTGCTGCAGGCCCTTGAGCGGCGCGTCGTTGACGCGCGGGACGTTGTGCGTCATCTGGCCGGCCGGGTGCGGGTTCATGCGCATCCGGATGCCGTGCACCAGCTTCGCAATGGCCGCCTCGTCCTTCTTGTACAGCACCAGGTCGCGCAGCTGTTCGTATTCGCTGGCGGGCAACATGTCGCGGTGCGGGAAGGTGAGCCGGTAGATCGGATCGTCCGGCACCTTGTCCCAGTCGATCAGCTCCTCCAGCACGTAGGCGTTCACGCGGAACGGCAGCACATGGGACACCACCTGGACGGCTTCCTGCAGCTCAGGCGTCAGCCATTGCCATTGGCGCGCCGAGTGGATCGTCTGGCGGGTATAGGGCTTGAACTTGGAGGGCGTCGATTCGGTCGTGATCACAGGGATTCTCCAGGAAACGAGGGATGA from Massilia varians encodes:
- a CDS encoding KamA family radical SAM protein; translation: MITTESTPSKFKPYTRQTIHSARQWQWLTPELQEAVQVVSHVLPFRVNAYVLEELIDWDKVPDDPIYRLTFPHRDMLPASEYEQLRDLVLYKKDEAAIAKLVHGIRMRMNPHPAGQMTHNVPRVNDAPLKGLQHKYKETVLFFPSSGQTCHAYCTFCFRWPQFVGMDDMKFDARECSELVSYLETHQDVTDVLITGGDPMIMNTRSLAEFLEPLLEPNLAHIQNIRIGTKSVAYWPQRFVSDKDSDDLMRLFEKVVRSGKNLAIMGHYNHAVELRHPIAQQAVKRIVGTGATLRMQGPLIRHINEDPKSWAELWTTGVRLGAIPYYMFVERDTGPRDYFSLPLARAHQIFQEAYSMVSGLSRTVRGPSMSAFPGKVVIDGVVTINGEKLFALQFLQARNPEWVRRPFFAKYDPDATWLDHLKPAFGRDKFFFEQESEGPLRGPGGRVIPLVPAGQACSEAGGATQDAA
- a CDS encoding MFS transporter, with the protein product MQDTATAPRLTGVAVCFYVFLPFALGHYLSTLLRNVNAVLAPDLMGTLALTPGELGLLTSAFFFAFALVQLPVGIALDRWGPCRVQLSMMLVGALGALLFARGTGFGQLLVARAIMGLGLGGCFMAAVKAVSTWITPAKLPSVHGYLIAVGGLGAASATMPVRLVLDYTDWRGLFAILAGLTACSGLLIALLYPRDKGPQPKRGPLGQALREVFRAPVFRSTASLVLIPHAVFFGIQGLWIGRWLSDVARFPDDAVAYLLYMGMASVIFGAIGVGMITEWAGRRGIAPLDVAAAGIAVFLLVQAAFVLNYKPSFQLLSVLFTLVGTITGIEYAIIAQSMPRELTGRAATCLNLLIFIGAFVVQAGFGLLVGLWPLDDAGQTPAMAYRMAFAVLVLVQLPGLVGFVRRRRRYSAPAAEDVEEVQAVPT